Below is a window of Enterococcus gilvus ATCC BAA-350 DNA.
TCTTGAACAGAATTGGAGGTATCTTCCCATTCTACTTCGATCAATCGTTGCTGGATATCTTTTTGTTTCGTAATATTTGGGCAATCGGCACGATGGATCGAGATTCCTCGACCTTTTGTAATGTAACCGACGATGTTATCCCCAGGAACAGGATTGCAGCAATGACTGATCCGAATCAATAGGTTCTCGATGCCTTGAATGACGATGCCGCCTTCATGGCGAACTTTGATTTTTTCTGGTTCTTTCGGACTGCTGACCATCTCATCTACAGCATCTCGCTGTTTTTGCTTCATTTGTTCTCGGCGTTCTTTTTCCGTCAAACGATTGGCGAAGGTCAATGCACTGATTTCACCAAATCCAATGGCCGCATATAAGTCTTCTTCACTGTGGAAATTAAATTTATCCAACACGTCTGAAAGTTTGTCCTTCGTCAGCATTTCTTTCGGAACAAACCCTAAGTCATTGATACACTTAATTACAGCATCATGGCCTTTTGATACATTTTCTTCTCGATCCTGTGTCTTGAAGAACCGTTTGATTTTATTTTTTGCTTTGCTGGTTTTGACTAGATTCAACCAGTCGCGGCTTGGTCCAAAGGAATTAGCTGAGGTCATGATCTCAATGATATCGCCATTTTTCAGTTTATAATCTAGCTGGACCATCTTGCCATTGACCTTAGCACCTGTGGTTTTATTTCCGACATCTGTATGGATACTATAAGCAAAATCCAACGGACCAGAACCTTTTGGCAGTTCAGTTACGTCGCCTTTTGGTGTAAAGACGTACACCTTATCACTGAAAATATCGCCCTTGACGCTCTCCATAAATTCTGAGGCATCATAGCTTTCATCTTGCAATTCGATAATTTCACGGAACCAGTCCAGTTGCTTGTTGTCCTGTGTTGTTTCTGTCTTATCCGTTTTTCCCTCTTTATATGCCCAGTGAGCCGCAACCCCGAACTCAGCGATCTGATGCATCTCATGGGTCCGAATTTGTACCTCCACTGGGTTGCCGCTTGGTCCAATGATCGTCGTATGCAACGACTGATACATATTGGCCTTTGGCATGGCGATGTAGTCTTTAAAGCGTCCTGGCATCGGCTTCCATTTGGTATGGATCGCCCCTAGGACTGCATAACAGTCTTTGATCGAATCCACGATTACGCGAATCGCCAACAGGTCGTAAATTTCATCAAATTGTTTCTTTTGATCCCGCATTTTACGATAGATGGAATAAATATGCTTCGGACGACCGTAAATATCGCCTTCGATCCCTAATTCTCTTGTCGCTTCTTTGATTTCATTTACAGCTTCGTCCACAAAGCCTTCACGTTCGTCACGCTTACTGCGCATCAAGTGAACGATCCGATAATATTGCTTTGGATTCAAATAGCGCAAGGCAGTATCTTCTAGTTCCCACTTGATCCGGCTCATCCCTAAACGATCCGCTAACGGTGCATAAATTTCTAGCGTTTCACGAGCGATGCGGCGTTGCTTGTCATCACGTAAATATTTTAGTGTACGCATATTGTGCAGACGGTCGGCTAATTTGACCATGATGACCCGTAGATCTTGTGCCATCGCTAAAAGCATCTTACGGTGATTTTCTGCTAATTGTTCTTCATGAGATTTGTATTTGATCTTCCCTAATTTGGTAACGCCATCCACTAACGAGGCCACGTCTTCCCCAAATTCAACCTTCAAATCTTCCAATGTTACGGGTGTGTCTTCTACCACATCGTGCAAAAAGCCTGTCGCAACAGTATGCGGGTCCATATGTAAGTCAGCCAAAATACCTGCGACTTGGATCGGATGAATGATGTAGGGTTCTCCTGATTTGCGAACCTGGGGCTTATGGGCTTCATAAGCAAAGTCGTATGCCTTTTGTACAAACGCCACGTGCTCTTTTCCCATGTAAGTACTGACCATCCTGATGACGTCAGGACCAGTCAATTCAACTTCTTTTGCCATGTGACGTTCCCCCTTATTCTTAGTGACTGGAATACAAAAAAACATTCGGAATGAAAACGAACTTCTCAATCAGCAAGAACATTTTCTGTAATTTTCTTTCTACTTTATGAACCCGAACGCTTTTATTCCACTCTCTTTTTGAAAATGATTGCTCTTATTATACAAACTCTCGTAAGCTTTTTCAATCAAATCAGTGTTGCAGCTCATAATAGAAACTTGCCGCACTTAAAAGATAAAAAGGCGCCGTTTCTGTCCGTAATATTCTTGGCCCTAAACCGCATAGTTTCGCTCCTGCCGCTTGAAACGCGTCAATTTCCTTCGGCGTCAAGCCGCCCTCTGGACCAAAAACGACCAATAGTTTTTGTCCTGCGCTCAAGCTTCGAAACGTTTGGACAACTTGCGCCTGCTCGCCTTGCTTCGCGGATTCTTCATAGGCGATCAGCACGGCATCGTATTCAGAAAAACGAGTGGTCAACTCTTTTTCAGAAGTAAAGTGAACAGTGGGCAACGCTTGGCGATGGGACTGCTCCGCTGCTTCTTGCGCGATTTTGTTTAATCGCTGCTGCTTCTTTTGCTGCTTTTTCGTATCCCATTTCGCCACAGAGCTTTCTCCTGGAAAGGCAATGAAGGCATGCGCACCAAGTTCTGTCCCCTTCTGAACGATCAGTTCCAGTTTCTCACCTTTAGGAAATCCGCTGGCAATCGTGATCTGGATCGGCAGCTCACGCTCTAGGCGTTCTTTTTCAACCTCTTCCAGCATCACTTTCTCACTATCCATAGCAATGATTTTGGCTTTGATCGCTGTTTGGTCGTTGAAGACAAGAAAGACTTGGTCATCGACAGTCATCCGCATCACACGAGACA
It encodes the following:
- a CDS encoding RelA/SpoT family protein, with product MAKEVELTGPDVIRMVSTYMGKEHVAFVQKAYDFAYEAHKPQVRKSGEPYIIHPIQVAGILADLHMDPHTVATGFLHDVVEDTPVTLEDLKVEFGEDVASLVDGVTKLGKIKYKSHEEQLAENHRKMLLAMAQDLRVIMVKLADRLHNMRTLKYLRDDKQRRIARETLEIYAPLADRLGMSRIKWELEDTALRYLNPKQYYRIVHLMRSKRDEREGFVDEAVNEIKEATRELGIEGDIYGRPKHIYSIYRKMRDQKKQFDEIYDLLAIRVIVDSIKDCYAVLGAIHTKWKPMPGRFKDYIAMPKANMYQSLHTTIIGPSGNPVEVQIRTHEMHQIAEFGVAAHWAYKEGKTDKTETTQDNKQLDWFREIIELQDESYDASEFMESVKGDIFSDKVYVFTPKGDVTELPKGSGPLDFAYSIHTDVGNKTTGAKVNGKMVQLDYKLKNGDIIEIMTSANSFGPSRDWLNLVKTSKAKNKIKRFFKTQDREENVSKGHDAVIKCINDLGFVPKEMLTKDKLSDVLDKFNFHSEEDLYAAIGFGEISALTFANRLTEKERREQMKQKQRDAVDEMVSSPKEPEKIKVRHEGGIVIQGIENLLIRISHCCNPVPGDNIVGYITKGRGISIHRADCPNITKQKDIQQRLIEVEWEDTSNSVQDYNADLEIYGFNRDGLLNDVLNIVSGMTKKLVSVEAKPTKDRLALINLTFKIQNLNHLYSIVDKIKTVPDVYSVKRTKG
- a CDS encoding 16S rRNA (uracil(1498)-N(3))-methyltransferase, producing the protein MQRYFIDQAYQPAVTVTGEPHHHMSRVMRMTVDDQVFLVFNDQTAIKAKIIAMDSEKVMLEEVEKERLERELPIQITIASGFPKGEKLELIVQKGTELGAHAFIAFPGESSVAKWDTKKQQKKQQRLNKIAQEAAEQSHRQALPTVHFTSEKELTTRFSEYDAVLIAYEESAKQGEQAQVVQTFRSLSAGQKLLVVFGPEGGLTPKEIDAFQAAGAKLCGLGPRILRTETAPFYLLSAASFYYELQH